The Desulfurococcus sp. genomic interval TGTTGGACCCCAGCACCCAGCACTCCACGAGCCACTATTATTGAAAGCCTATGCTGACGGCGAGGAGATAGTTAAAGTTGAAGTAAACACAGGATACAATCACCGTGGTATAGAGAAGCTCGCTGAGAAGAACACGTTCTACCGTGACATCTTCGTTGTTGGGAGAGTATGCGGGATCTGCAACGCAGTACATGCAAACTGCTATGTGAGAGCACTTGAAGCCCTGCTAGACGTAGAGCCCTGCAGTAGAGCCAAGTATCTCAGGGTTCTCGCAATGGAGCTGGAGCGTATACACAGCCACATGCTGATAAACGCAGTTATGGCGGAGAACATAGGCTTCGATAACCTCTTCATGAATATCATGCTGGATCGTGAGAGAGTTATGAAGGCTAAAGAGATACTGACTGGGAATAGAGTTCTAGCAGACTACATGATGGTCGGCGGGGTTAGAAGAGACATCAGCGAGGAGAAGAAGGATAGAATCCGCAGGCTCCTACTAGAGTTGAAGCCGAGAGTAGAGTACTACAAGAAGGTGTTTGAGGAGGATGAAACGATCCTGAAGAGACTAGTTGATGTCGGAAGACTTAAGCCCGTTGATGTGACAATGCACGGGCTCCTAGGCCCGGTAGCCAGGGGATCCGGGGTGAGAATTGATGCTAGAGCCAGCGATAGGTACGATGCATACAGTGAAATACCCTTCAATGTCGTAACAAGGAGTGAAGGAGATTCCTGGGCTAGAATGATGGTTAGATGGGATGAAACCCTAGAATCCATTAACATATCCCTCTACATCCTCGAGAAGCTGCCGAGCGACGGTAACCCTGTACCCGATGAGAGAAAACTCCCCAGGAAGTTCCCGCCTGGGGAAGCATATACGAGGGTTGAAGCTCAGAGAGGAGAGCTTACATACTACGTTATGAGCGATGGGAGAAGCCTTAACCCCTATAGAGTGAAGATTAGGACTCCAAGCTTCAATAACATTATTAACACAGGCTTCCTCTATGTTGGCTACACGATACCCGACCTCCCAGTCATACTCACGTCACTAGACCCTTGTATCTCCTGCATGGAGAGAGTGACAGTTGTAGACTTAGAGAGGAATACTGTGCTTAAAGTATCAATGAAGGAGTTGAGTGGTGGTAGAAGATGGGTAAGCCGAAGATACTCCCTCTAGCCTTAAAGAATATTGTAAGCAAGCCAGCGACGATCCAGTATCCTAGGGAGCCGACTCCCGTTGAAAAAGACATCAGGGGGATGCACTACGCGGATTTAAACAAGTGTACTGGGTGCTCTCTCTGCGCGATAGAGTGCCCTGCAGACGCTATAAGAATGACGCCTATACCGGAAGGCTATGAAGCCCCGAAGATTAATCCGAGAAGAATATACCCTATAGTAAGCTACAGTCTCTGCGTTTTCTGCTATCGCTGCGTGACAGCATGCCCCTTTAACGCTTACGTTTCAACAAGCGAGTACAGGCTGGCAGGCCATGTTGTCGGGGATTCATCTCCTCTAAGTCTTTCAACACTTAGAAGGGTGGGCTCACAATGATCGCGGATTCCTTCATTCCTGTAATACTACTAGTTTACATTACATCAACACTAATAGTATTCATTAGAGTTCTGAAAGGACCAACTATAGGCGATCAAGTTCTAGCTGTCGATGTAATGACGTACATGCTTGCCGTGCTGGTTGTATTAACAGCAGTATACCTGAGGGAGGCGATCCTAGTAGTAGTCGCCATACCCTTAGCTCTATGGATTTACGCTCTAGACATCTACATTGCTAAATACCTTGAGAGAAGAGAGGAGATGGGTGGTTAGAAGTGACTGTACTCAGAGTAGTATTAGAGTATCTTGGCACAGCCCTGTTATGCCTAGGCGCGGTATCCTCGATAATAGGTGCGGTAGGCATGCATAGATTCAAGAACTTCTATCTAAGACTGCATGCTGCGACAGTATCGACTATATGGGGTGGAGTATACCCTATAGTTGGGGCGTCACTACTAGCCATAACCATCGATGAACTAGGAGTCTACAAGTGGTTTATGGCTGGAGCAGGCTTTGTAACAGCCTTCATAATACTAATACTCGCTCCGGCAGGCTCCCACGCTCTCGCACGCGCAGTTCACAAGGCAGGTGTAGCGAGAGTAGAACCATGCATTCACGA includes:
- a CDS encoding nickel-dependent hydrogenase large subunit translates to MGVSKIIEIPYTLEIPVGPQHPALHEPLLLKAYADGEEIVKVEVNTGYNHRGIEKLAEKNTFYRDIFVVGRVCGICNAVHANCYVRALEALLDVEPCSRAKYLRVLAMELERIHSHMLINAVMAENIGFDNLFMNIMLDRERVMKAKEILTGNRVLADYMMVGGVRRDISEEKKDRIRRLLLELKPRVEYYKKVFEEDETILKRLVDVGRLKPVDVTMHGLLGPVARGSGVRIDARASDRYDAYSEIPFNVVTRSEGDSWARMMVRWDETLESINISLYILEKLPSDGNPVPDERKLPRKFPPGEAYTRVEAQRGELTYYVMSDGRSLNPYRVKIRTPSFNNIINTGFLYVGYTIPDLPVILTSLDPCISCMERVTVVDLERNTVLKVSMKELSGGRRWVSRRYSL
- a CDS encoding 4Fe-4S binding protein, whose amino-acid sequence is MGKPKILPLALKNIVSKPATIQYPREPTPVEKDIRGMHYADLNKCTGCSLCAIECPADAIRMTPIPEGYEAPKINPRRIYPIVSYSLCVFCYRCVTACPFNAYVSTSEYRLAGHVVGDSSPLSLSTLRRVGSQ
- a CDS encoding monovalent cation/H+ antiporter complex subunit F — encoded protein: MIADSFIPVILLVYITSTLIVFIRVLKGPTIGDQVLAVDVMTYMLAVLVVLTAVYLREAILVVVAIPLALWIYALDIYIAKYLERREEMGG
- the mnhG gene encoding monovalent cation/H(+) antiporter subunit G — protein: MTVLRVVLEYLGTALLCLGAVSSIIGAVGMHRFKNFYLRLHAATVSTIWGGVYPIVGASLLAITIDELGVYKWFMAGAGFVTAFIILILAPAGSHALARAVHKAGVARVEPCIHDALNEEMCVKGGVE